A part of Anolis sagrei isolate rAnoSag1 chromosome 3, rAnoSag1.mat, whole genome shotgun sequence genomic DNA contains:
- the GAL3ST2 gene encoding galactose-3-O-sulfotransferase 2, translated as MIGFVQHYVLKTTKQQEPIFKACQPTTNVMFLKTHKTASSTILNILFRFSEKHNLTVALPNGNGFHLGYPQLFRTAFVEEFKSIGRNFNVMCNHLRFNAQEVRRVMPNDTFYFSILRDPASWLESSYVYYKSVAPAFRNSKDVNEFLASPWSYYNLSEKNWNIYAKNHMWFDLGYDNNAVYDEYYVQSVIQDVEQNFHLMLIADYFDESMILLKETLCWDLDDVVYFKLNARSQSTVQAMSPESREKAKEWCTLDWKLYQHFNDTFWVKIQERMDLKTLYKEVERLQKRQNELMEMCLSEEAAVEGNKIKDRRLKPFQSGGAKILGYNLKQDLANETFAVCKKMIVPELQYMAYMYSRQFPDKNRKPIDFK; from the exons ATGATAGGATTTGTTCAGCATTATGTTTTAAAGACTACCAA GCAGCAAGAGCCTATTTTCAAAGCCTGTCAACCTACTACAAACGTCATGTTTCTCAAGACACACAAAACTGCTAGCAGCACTATCCTGAATATCCTCTTCCGTTTCTCGGAGAAGCACAACCTCACGGTGGCTCTTCCAAATGGGAACGGCTTCCACCTGGGCTACCCTCAGCTCTTCAGAACAGCCTTTGTTGAGGAGTTCAAAAGCATTGGACGAAACTTCAATGTCATGTGCAACCACTTGAGGTTTAATGCCCAAGAG gTAAGAAGAGTGATGCCAAATGACACCTTCTATTTTTCTATCCTGAGAGACCCAGCTTCCTGGTTGGAATCTTCCTATGTTTATTACAAAAGTGTTGCACCGGCTTTTAGAAACTCCAAGGATGTGAATGAGTTTCTTGCATCTCCGTGGTCTTACTACAATCTCAGTGAAAAGAATTGGAACATCTATGCCAAAAACCACATGTGGTTTGACTTGGGCTATGACAACAATGCAGTGTATGATGAGTACTATGTGCAGTCAGTAATACAGGATGTTGAGCAGAATTTCCATTTGATGCTAATTGCTGACTACTTTGATGAGTCCATGatcctcctgaaggagactttATGCTGGGATTTGGATGATGTGGTCTATTTCAAGCTGAATGCCAGGAGCCAAAGCACTGTTCAGGCAATGAGTCCAGAAAGTAGAGAAAAGGCAAAAGAGTGGTGTACTTTGGACTGGAAACTTTACCAGCACttcaatgacaccttctgggttaAGATTCAGGAGAGGATGGACCTTAAGACTTTGTACAAAGAAGTTGAGCGTCTACAGAAGAGACAGAACGAGCTGATGGAAATGTGCCTTTCAGAGGAAGCTGCAGTTGAGGGAAACAAAATCAAAGACCGTCGCCTAAAGCCTTTCCAGTCAGGGGGTGCTAAAATATTGGGCTATAACCTCAAACAAGATTTGGCCAATGAAACCTTCGCAGTCTGCAAAAAGATGATTGTACCTGAGCTTCAGTATATGGCATACATGTACAGTCGTCAGTTCCCGGACAAAAACAGaaaacccatagattttaaataa
- the NEU4 gene encoding sialidase-4: MGSRHFPARTVLFERETSGVTYRVPALLHIPCVAKLLAFAEERLSVDDAHANLLVLRRGTFYKNFVEWEDMRALETATLPHHRSMNPCPIYDELTGMVFLFFIAVLGRTPEAFQIITGENAARLCYVSSSDQGISWSHVTDLTQHVIGRAIDDWATFALGPGHGIQLKSGRLLLPAYAYHIDCRECFGKLCKTTPHAFTFYSDDHGQSWQYGEFIPNLQTVECQMVSVDEEDGTNMLYCNARSPLGFRVQALSTDDGAVFHAGQLVQRLVETPHGCHGSIIGFPAPLYYMHGNVCRFQKTTWPAKGINSLLQPETDERPKPFSPTISVCSQLIGGQQQQKKFASLRTCSPKHNIIPDHITSDTANISEDNQGGRTISQSGIIFQIPTWVLYSHPTSSRSRVNLGIYLSTFPRDAESWSEPWIIYEGPSAYSDLAYIQLPYSEVSITGIPAIAFACLYENGVRTPYEQISFSMFTLHEVLQNIPLATSSARLKKPEDGKRKKRSCVLF, translated from the exons ATGGGGTCTCGCCATTTCCCGGCCCGGACTGTCCTGTTTGAAAGGGAGACAAGCGGAGTGACATACCGAGTGCCAGCGCTACTCCACATCCCATGTGTAGCCAAACTGTTGGCTTTTGCAGAAGAGCGCCTGAGTGTTGATGATGCCCATGCCAACCTCCTGGTGCTGCGGAGAGGCACATTCTATAAGAACTTTGTGGAG tgggAAGACATGCGAGCCCTTGAAACTGCAACTCTGCCACACCATCGCTCTATGAACCCTTGCCCCATCTATGATGAGCTTACTGGCATGGTCTTCCTGTTTTTCATTGCTGTCCTGGGCAGGACCCCTGAAGCCTTCCAGATCATCACAGGCGAAAATGCTGCTCGTCTCTGCTATGTGTCTAGTTCTGACCAAGGCATCAGCTGGAGCCACGTGACGGACCTCACCCAGCATGTTATTGGCAGGGCCATTGATG ATTGGGCCACTTTTGCACTAGGCCCCGGCCATGGCATTCAGCTCAAATCAGGTCGCCTCCTATTGCCTGCCTATGCTTACCACATCGACTGCAGGGAGtgttttggaaagctctgcaagACAACCCCACATGCTTTCACATTCTACAGTGATGACCATGGACAGAGTTGGCAATATGGTGAATTCATTCCAAACCTGCAGACGGTTGAGTGTCAGATGGTATCAGTGGATGAGGAAGATGGAACCAATATGCTGTATTGCAATGCCAGAAGCCCGTTGGGTTTCCGGGTGCAAGCACTCAGCACGGATGATGGAGCCGTGTTTCACGCAGGGCAGCTGGTGCAGAGGCTTGTAGAAACCCCTCATGGCTGCCATGGCAGCATCATTGGGTTCCCAGCACCACTTTATTATATGCATGGCAATGTCTGCAGATTCCAGAAAACAACATGGCCAGCTAAAGGTATAAACTCTTTATTGCAGCCCGAAACTGATGAGAGACCTAAGCCCTTTTCACCTACCATTTCCGTATGCAGTCAGCTTATAGGTGGCCAACAGCAACAGAAAAAATTTGCATCACTCAGAACTTGTAGTCCCAAACACAACATAATTCCTGATCACATCACCTCGGATACAGCCAACATCAGTGAAGATAATCAGGGAGGCAGAACTATTTCCCAATCAGGTATTATTTTCCAAATCCCCACATGGGTGCTTTATTCCCACCCGACAAGCTCCAGATCCCGAGTCAACTTAGGGATTTACCTCAGCACATTTCCCAGGGATGCTGAAAGCTGGTCTGAACCTTGGATTATTTATGAAGGGCCCAGTGCCTACTCAGACCTGGCTTACATTCAGCTGCCTTACTCAGAGGTCTCTATCACTGGGATCCCAGCCATAGCTTTTGCCTGCCTGTACGAGAACGGGGTGAGGACCCCCTATGAGCAGATCTCCTTCAGCATGTTTACCCTGCATGAAGTTCTTCAGAACATTCCTCTAGCAACGTCTTCTGCCCGACTGAAGAAGCCAGaagatggaaaaagaaagaaaaggagttgCGTGCTCTTCTAA